GACATTTTGAAAATTGCCGATGAGCAAGACGTTCGTTACATTCGTTTGCAATTCACGGACATGCTCGGCATCATTAAGAACGTGGAAATTCCAGTCGATCAATTGGGGAAAGCACTCGACAACGAAATGATGTTTGATGGATCATCGATCGAAGGCTTCGTCCGTATCGAAGAATCCGACATGAAATTGTTTCCCGATCTCGATTCATGGGTCATATTTCCGTGGACGCCGGAAAAGGGAAAAGTCGCCCGTTTAATCTGCGACGTACACAATCCGGACGGAACGCCTTTTGAAGGGGATCCGCGCGGCATTTTGAAAAGAGTACTGAAAGACATGGAAAGACTCGGGTTTTCCGATTTCAATATCGGACCGGAACCGGAATTTTTCTTGTTCAAGATGGACGAGAACGGGGAACCGACGCTTGAGTTGAACGACAAAGGCGGCTATTTCGATCTGGCGCCGACGGATCTCGGCGAGAATTGCCGCCGCGACATCGTGCTTGAGCTTGAGGACATGGGCTTTGAAATCGAAGCTTCTCATCATGAAGTCGCTCCGGGACAACACGAAATTGATTTTAAATATGCGGATGCTGTGACGACATGCGACAACATTCAAACGTTCAAACTCGTCGTGAAAACGATCGCTCGCAAGCATGGCTTGCATGCGACGTTCATGCCGAAACCATTGTTCGGCGTTAACGGATCGGGCATGCATTCAAACATGTCGCTATTTAAAGGAAAGGAAAATGCTTTCTATGACGAGAAGAGCGAGCTCGGTTTGAGCGAAACCGCGATGCAATTTTTGGCTGGCATCATTAAGCATGCCCAAGGATTCACCGCGATTACGAACCCGCTCGTCAATTCGTACAAACGATTGGTTCCCGGCTATGAAGCGCCGTCCTATATCGCTTGGTCGCTGAGAAACAGAAGCCCGCTCATTCGCATTCCGGCCTCGCGCGGATTGAGCACGCGAATCGAAGTTCGCAG
The sequence above is a segment of the Bacillales bacterium genome. Coding sequences within it:
- the glnA gene encoding type I glutamate--ammonia ligase, producing MGNYSREDILKIADEQDVRYIRLQFTDMLGIIKNVEIPVDQLGKALDNEMMFDGSSIEGFVRIEESDMKLFPDLDSWVIFPWTPEKGKVARLICDVHNPDGTPFEGDPRGILKRVLKDMERLGFSDFNIGPEPEFFLFKMDENGEPTLELNDKGGYFDLAPTDLGENCRRDIVLELEDMGFEIEASHHEVAPGQHEIDFKYADAVTTCDNIQTFKLVVKTIARKHGLHATFMPKPLFGVNGSGMHSNMSLFKGKENAFYDEKSELGLSETAMQFLAGIIKHAQGFTAITNPLVNSYKRLVPGYEAPSYIAWSLRNRSPLIRIPASRGLSTRIEVRSVDPSANPYLAMAVLLASGLDGVENKLTPPAPVDRNIYVMDDEELEKEGIKQLPATLKGALEHFRKDEVLLRALGAHASEHFIEAKEIEWDMFRTQVHPWEREQYLTSY